A window of Brachybacterium fresconis contains these coding sequences:
- a CDS encoding YggT family protein yields MQIVAGVLYLAVLLYLIVLIARLVLEWIQSFAREYRPSGLVLVLFEVVYTLTDPPVKGLRRIIPPLRLGAVALDLSLMILLVVGWILLSVLSAFTF; encoded by the coding sequence GTGCAGATCGTCGCCGGGGTGCTGTACCTCGCAGTCCTGCTGTATCTGATCGTGCTCATCGCGCGCCTGGTCCTGGAGTGGATCCAGTCCTTCGCCCGGGAGTACCGACCCAGCGGGCTCGTGCTGGTGCTGTTCGAGGTCGTCTACACGCTGACCGACCCGCCCGTGAAGGGTCTGCGGCGGATCATCCCGCCGCTGCGCCTGGGTGCCGTGGCCCTCGACCTGAGCCTCATGATCCTGCTCGTCGTGGGCTGGATCCTGCTGTCCGTGCTCTCCGCCTTCACCTTCTGA
- a CDS encoding RluA family pseudouridine synthase codes for MSTSRTLLVPDGLAGERVDVGISRMLGLSRTRAADLVMAGNVQVDGQMPARSTRLEPGATVDVELPDERPAAEVRPQIAAGMSLVHQDEDIVVIDKPVGVAAHPSPGWSGPTVLGHLAAAGVSIRTSGDPDRQGIVSRLDVGTSGLMVVARTERAYTTLKDAFRAREVGKVYHAVCQGTPDRSEGTIEAAIGRSPNHDYKFAVRRDGKHSVTHYETLEALHGATLLKVRLETGRTHQIRVHLAALHHPLVGDPLYGADPTLAERIGLIRQWLHAMELTFDHPATGRAVTFTSQYPHDLSDALEALRD; via the coding sequence ATGAGCACCTCGCGCACCCTCCTGGTCCCCGACGGACTCGCCGGGGAGCGCGTGGACGTCGGCATCTCCCGGATGCTGGGCCTGTCCCGGACCCGCGCCGCAGACCTCGTCATGGCCGGGAACGTCCAGGTGGACGGTCAGATGCCGGCCCGCTCCACCCGGCTCGAGCCCGGCGCGACCGTGGATGTGGAGCTGCCCGACGAGCGGCCCGCCGCCGAGGTGCGTCCCCAGATCGCCGCCGGCATGAGCCTGGTCCACCAGGACGAGGACATCGTGGTGATCGACAAGCCCGTCGGCGTCGCCGCCCACCCCAGCCCCGGCTGGTCCGGCCCCACCGTGCTCGGCCACCTCGCCGCGGCCGGCGTGAGCATCCGCACCAGCGGCGACCCGGACCGCCAGGGCATCGTCAGCCGCTTGGACGTCGGCACCAGCGGACTGATGGTCGTCGCCCGCACCGAGCGCGCCTACACCACGCTGAAGGACGCCTTCCGCGCCCGCGAGGTCGGCAAGGTCTACCACGCCGTCTGCCAGGGCACCCCGGACCGGTCCGAGGGGACCATCGAAGCGGCGATCGGCCGCTCCCCGAACCACGACTACAAGTTCGCGGTGCGGCGGGACGGCAAGCATTCGGTGACCCACTACGAGACCCTCGAGGCCCTGCACGGCGCGACCCTGCTGAAGGTGCGCCTGGAGACCGGCCGCACCCACCAGATCCGCGTGCACCTGGCCGCTCTGCACCACCCGCTGGTCGGCGACCCGCTCTACGGCGCGGACCCCACCCTCGCCGAGCGCATCGGCCTGATCCGGCAATGGCTGCACGCGATGGAGCTGACCTTCGACCACCCCGCCACCGGGCGCGCAGTGACCTTCACCTCGCAGTACCCCCACGACCTCTCCGACGCTCTCGAGGCGCTGCGGGACTGA
- the lspA gene encoding signal peptidase II: MNPADPSSTSAGPTGSGARRRPGRAAVLGGMVIVGAVIAVADQLTKNWAEATLPLLDPQPFLGEFLQLTLLYNSGAAWGLGAEITPVVTAVQILIVLGVIVFALRAVRSLWYTLALGLILGGALGNIHDRLLRPPGPFHGEVVDFLELPNWPVFNVADMAVVGGAILVVLLGIIGHAPDPVADAAERAAEAEAEEQAQDGEAG; this comes from the coding sequence GTGAACCCCGCTGATCCCTCCTCGACGAGCGCCGGGCCCACGGGGTCCGGCGCTCGTCGCCGTCCGGGCCGAGCAGCCGTCCTCGGCGGCATGGTGATCGTCGGCGCCGTGATCGCCGTCGCCGACCAGCTGACCAAGAACTGGGCCGAGGCGACCCTGCCGCTGCTGGACCCCCAGCCCTTCCTCGGCGAGTTCCTGCAGCTGACGCTGCTGTACAACTCCGGGGCCGCCTGGGGTCTGGGCGCGGAGATCACCCCGGTGGTCACCGCAGTGCAGATCCTGATCGTGCTCGGCGTGATCGTCTTCGCCCTGCGCGCCGTGCGCTCGCTGTGGTACACCCTCGCCCTGGGCCTGATCCTGGGCGGGGCGCTGGGCAACATCCACGACCGCCTGCTGCGCCCGCCCGGCCCGTTCCACGGCGAGGTCGTCGACTTCCTCGAACTGCCGAACTGGCCCGTGTTCAACGTCGCCGACATGGCCGTCGTCGGCGGCGCGATCCTCGTCGTGCTGCTGGGGATCATCGGCCACGCGCCCGATCCCGTCGCGGACGCGGCCGAGCGAGCCGCGGAGGCCGAGGCGGAGGAGCAGGCGCAGGACGGGGAGGCCGGATGA
- the murG gene encoding undecaprenyldiphospho-muramoylpentapeptide beta-N-acetylglucosaminyltransferase encodes MTTQHPPRILLAGGGSAGHVSPLLATAAQITRRSPEAEVLVLGTPDGLETDLVPAAGYELATIEKVPFPRRPDGAALRFPGRFGGTLRQVRTLLRERGIGVVAGFGGYVCPPAYLAAATARLPVVVHEANRRPGLANRLGARRAAAVLTAFEGTPLPRARRIGMPMREGIAHLDRAARREEAVASFGLDPARPVLLATGGSLGALRLNAAVAAAAGAFTDAGAQILHVTGRGKAEEIREHPGYRVVEYVSAMEDAYAAADLALTRSGAGTVSELTAVGLPAVLVPLPIGNGEQALNGQEVVAAGGALMVPDAELDAAHLREQVLPLLQDEPRRLAMAESARAFGITDAAEVMADVVTGVARRA; translated from the coding sequence ATGACCACCCAGCACCCGCCCCGCATCCTGCTCGCCGGGGGCGGCAGCGCCGGACACGTCTCCCCGCTGCTCGCCACCGCTGCCCAGATCACCCGCCGCAGCCCGGAGGCCGAGGTGCTCGTCCTGGGCACCCCGGACGGCCTGGAGACGGACCTCGTCCCGGCCGCCGGCTACGAGCTCGCGACGATCGAGAAGGTCCCCTTCCCGCGCCGTCCCGACGGCGCCGCACTGCGCTTCCCCGGTCGCTTCGGCGGCACCCTGCGCCAGGTCCGCACCCTGCTGCGCGAGCGCGGCATCGGCGTGGTGGCCGGTTTCGGCGGCTACGTGTGCCCGCCCGCCTACCTCGCCGCCGCCACGGCGCGGCTGCCCGTCGTGGTCCACGAGGCCAACCGCCGTCCCGGCCTGGCCAACCGGCTCGGCGCCCGTCGGGCCGCCGCCGTCCTGACCGCCTTCGAGGGCACCCCGCTGCCCCGGGCGCGCCGCATCGGCATGCCGATGCGCGAGGGCATCGCCCACCTCGATCGCGCGGCCCGCCGCGAGGAGGCCGTGGCGAGCTTCGGCCTCGACCCCGCCCGGCCCGTGCTGCTGGCCACCGGCGGCTCCCTCGGCGCCCTGCGGCTGAACGCCGCCGTGGCCGCGGCCGCCGGGGCCTTCACCGACGCCGGAGCCCAGATCCTCCACGTCACCGGCCGCGGCAAGGCCGAAGAGATCCGCGAGCACCCCGGCTACCGCGTGGTGGAGTACGTCAGCGCGATGGAGGACGCCTACGCCGCCGCCGACCTCGCCCTGACCCGCTCCGGCGCCGGCACCGTCAGCGAGCTGACCGCCGTCGGGCTGCCCGCGGTGCTGGTCCCGCTGCCGATCGGCAACGGCGAACAGGCGCTGAACGGCCAGGAGGTCGTGGCCGCCGGCGGTGCTCTCATGGTGCCCGACGCGGAGCTCGACGCCGCCCATCTGCGCGAGCAGGTGCTCCCGCTGCTGCAGGACGAACCGCGCCGTCTCGCGATGGCCGAGTCCGCCCGCGCCTTCGGCATCACCGACGCCGCCGAGGTGATGGCCGACGTCGTGACCGGCGTCGCACGCCGAGCCTGA
- the ftsZ gene encoding cell division protein FtsZ, with protein sequence MAGTQISLAVIKVVGVGGGGVNAVNRMIESGMKGVEFIAINTDAQALLMSDADVKLDVGKDITRGLGAGADPEVGKRAAEDHAEEIEEVIQGADMVFVTAGEGGGTGTGGAPVVAKIARSLGALTIGVVTRPFTFEGRRRSTQAESGIAGLQAEVDTLIVIPNDRLLSIADKQVSMLDAFKSADQVLLSGVQGITDLITTPGLINLDFADVKSVMQGAGSALMGIGSARGDDRALQAAELAVSSPLLEASIDGAYGVLLSIQGGSDLGLYEVSEAARLVQEAAHPDANIIFGSVIDDALGDEVRVTVIAAGFEGGGPAPRQDVTPQQRPAPRPEPTPAPRPAPAPAEQRPAGAGTGAAGAPGAWGLPQQTFSPSRQGQASAEPETEVMEPTEADQEQSGQGAPQQAQFPPQPAPRAPEQQPARPPQIEEPPSDDDDLDLPSFLK encoded by the coding sequence GTGGCCGGAACCCAGATCTCCCTCGCAGTCATCAAGGTCGTCGGCGTCGGCGGCGGAGGTGTCAATGCTGTCAACCGCATGATCGAGTCCGGTATGAAGGGCGTCGAATTCATCGCGATCAACACTGACGCCCAGGCGCTGCTGATGTCCGACGCCGACGTCAAGCTCGACGTCGGCAAGGACATCACCCGCGGACTCGGCGCCGGCGCCGACCCCGAGGTCGGCAAGCGGGCCGCCGAGGACCACGCCGAAGAGATCGAAGAGGTGATCCAGGGCGCGGACATGGTCTTCGTCACCGCGGGCGAGGGCGGCGGCACCGGCACCGGCGGCGCCCCCGTGGTCGCCAAGATCGCTCGCAGCCTCGGTGCGCTGACCATCGGCGTGGTCACCCGCCCGTTCACCTTCGAGGGGCGTCGTCGCTCCACGCAGGCGGAGTCGGGCATCGCCGGCCTCCAGGCCGAGGTCGACACGCTCATCGTCATCCCGAACGATCGTCTGCTGTCCATCGCGGACAAGCAGGTCTCCATGCTCGACGCTTTCAAGAGCGCCGACCAGGTGCTGCTCTCCGGCGTCCAAGGCATCACGGACCTGATCACCACACCCGGGCTGATCAACCTCGACTTCGCCGACGTGAAGTCCGTGATGCAGGGAGCCGGCAGCGCCCTGATGGGCATCGGCTCCGCGCGGGGCGACGACCGCGCCCTCCAGGCCGCCGAGCTCGCGGTATCCAGTCCGCTGCTGGAGGCCTCGATCGACGGTGCCTACGGCGTGCTGCTGTCCATCCAGGGCGGCAGCGACCTGGGTCTGTACGAGGTCTCCGAGGCGGCCCGTCTGGTCCAGGAGGCGGCCCACCCGGACGCGAACATCATCTTCGGCTCCGTGATCGACGACGCCCTCGGCGACGAGGTGCGGGTGACGGTCATCGCCGCCGGCTTCGAGGGAGGCGGCCCGGCCCCGCGCCAGGACGTCACCCCGCAGCAGCGTCCGGCCCCGCGCCCCGAGCCCACCCCGGCACCGCGCCCGGCCCCCGCCCCGGCGGAGCAGCGCCCCGCCGGAGCCGGCACCGGTGCGGCCGGCGCCCCGGGCGCCTGGGGTCTGCCGCAGCAGACCTTCTCGCCCTCCCGCCAGGGCCAGGCCTCCGCCGAGCCGGAGACCGAGGTGATGGAGCCCACCGAGGCCGATCAGGAGCAGTCGGGTCAGGGTGCGCCCCAGCAGGCGCAGTTCCCGCCGCAGCCGGCCCCGCGTGCCCCCGAGCAGCAGCCGGCCCGGCCCCCGCAGATCGAGGAGCCGCCGTCGGACGACGACGACCTCGACCTGCCGTCCTTCCTCAAGTGA
- a CDS encoding DivIVA domain-containing protein, with the protein MALMPDDLLSKRFTPVRFSEGYDMDEVDNYLDNDILPRLQELIDENSRLTKELEEAHNRLAEAESAPASADAAAAPDAPAAADMPAEAEETDSDEVIDETPVSSTSAQDEGATAQQAVVEDAPVEEEPAAAPAPAAETPDQSAAGIIALANRLHDEHVKNGEDERDRLITEANDEHKRIIGEAEETSRTTLADLETKKAELDKTIEGLRNFERDYRNRLRNYLENQLRDLDTSETQDKQANFGL; encoded by the coding sequence ATGGCTCTGATGCCCGATGACCTGCTGTCCAAGCGGTTCACCCCGGTTCGGTTCTCCGAGGGCTATGACATGGACGAGGTGGACAACTACCTCGACAACGACATCCTGCCGCGCCTCCAAGAGCTGATCGACGAGAACAGCCGACTGACCAAGGAGCTCGAGGAGGCGCACAACCGTCTCGCCGAGGCCGAGTCGGCCCCCGCCTCCGCGGACGCCGCTGCCGCCCCGGACGCCCCCGCCGCCGCGGACATGCCTGCCGAGGCGGAGGAGACCGACTCGGACGAGGTCATCGACGAGACCCCGGTCTCGTCGACGTCCGCGCAGGACGAAGGCGCCACGGCCCAGCAGGCCGTGGTCGAGGACGCCCCGGTCGAGGAGGAGCCCGCCGCTGCCCCGGCGCCCGCCGCCGAGACGCCGGACCAGTCCGCGGCCGGCATCATCGCCCTGGCGAACCGTCTGCACGACGAGCACGTCAAGAACGGCGAGGACGAGCGCGACCGACTGATCACCGAGGCCAATGATGAGCACAAGCGCATCATCGGCGAGGCCGAGGAGACGTCCCGCACCACGCTGGCCGACCTCGAGACCAAGAAGGCCGAGCTCGACAAGACGATCGAGGGTCTGCGCAACTTCGAGCGCGACTACCGCAACCGGCTGCGCAACTACCTGGAGAACCAGCTGCGTGATCTCGACACCAGCGAGACGCAGGACAAGCAGGCGAACTTCGGTCTGTGA
- the murC gene encoding UDP-N-acetylmuramate--L-alanine ligase has protein sequence MTSDAPPTGPSGAPAPRTILRPGAVISQADWPAAGEVRSVHVIRIGGAGMSAVGRLALEAGLAVSGSDSQDGQFIAPLRAAGARITIGFDAAAVGPDVDVVVVSTAVRADNPEVIAARERGIPVVHRAAALAGLLDGRDLVAVAGTHGKTSTTGMAVMALRGAGEDPAWALGAAVPDLGRNAGFSASAELGRPAAAAGTAVIEADESDGSFLAFTPASLVVTNLEPDHLDFHGDAATLTAAFDAAVGRLRPGGTLVVCADDAGARSLGERAAADGIAVATYGADPGSDWRILDERGGAGGAEVELGTPHGRLRLELSVAGHHNVLNALGALAATSAVVPPGDLGALAAGLSAFTGAARRFDVAGVAGDVTVVDDYAHHPREVSATLAAARGIVEAQQRGGRVLAVFQPHLFSRTRDFAADFAAALATADRAWVMPVYAAREDPDPSIDARTITDHLTGEKVRPLTDRDQIPAAVREAARPGDLLLMLGAGDVVEITPAVMAALDAPREQG, from the coding sequence ATGACCTCCGACGCACCCCCGACCGGCCCTTCCGGGGCCCCCGCGCCCCGCACGATCCTGCGCCCCGGGGCCGTCATCTCCCAGGCCGACTGGCCCGCCGCGGGCGAGGTCCGCTCCGTCCACGTCATCCGCATCGGCGGTGCCGGGATGTCCGCCGTCGGCCGTCTCGCCCTCGAGGCCGGGCTCGCCGTCAGCGGCTCCGACTCCCAGGACGGCCAGTTCATCGCCCCGCTGCGGGCAGCCGGCGCCCGCATCACGATCGGCTTCGACGCCGCCGCTGTGGGGCCGGACGTGGACGTCGTGGTGGTCTCCACCGCGGTGCGCGCGGACAACCCCGAGGTGATCGCCGCCCGCGAGCGCGGGATCCCCGTCGTCCACCGCGCCGCGGCGCTGGCCGGGCTGCTCGACGGACGCGACCTGGTCGCCGTCGCCGGCACGCACGGCAAGACCTCCACCACCGGCATGGCCGTGATGGCGCTGCGCGGCGCCGGCGAGGACCCCGCATGGGCGCTCGGCGCCGCGGTCCCGGATCTGGGGCGCAACGCCGGCTTCTCCGCTTCGGCGGAGCTCGGCCGGCCCGCTGCCGCCGCGGGGACCGCGGTGATCGAGGCCGACGAGTCCGACGGCTCCTTCCTCGCCTTCACCCCGGCCTCCCTCGTGGTCACCAATCTCGAGCCCGACCACCTCGACTTCCATGGCGACGCCGCCACCCTCACCGCCGCCTTCGACGCCGCGGTCGGCCGGCTCCGGCCCGGCGGCACCCTGGTGGTGTGCGCGGACGACGCCGGCGCCCGCAGCCTGGGGGAGCGGGCCGCGGCCGACGGGATCGCCGTGGCCACGTACGGCGCCGACCCGGGATCCGACTGGCGGATCCTGGACGAGCGCGGCGGTGCCGGGGGTGCCGAGGTGGAGCTGGGGACCCCGCACGGTCGCCTGCGCCTCGAGCTGTCCGTCGCCGGTCACCACAACGTCCTCAACGCCCTCGGGGCGCTGGCCGCGACCAGCGCCGTCGTGCCGCCGGGGGACCTCGGAGCCCTGGCCGCAGGCCTGTCGGCCTTCACCGGGGCCGCCCGCCGCTTCGACGTGGCCGGGGTGGCCGGGGACGTCACCGTCGTCGACGACTACGCCCACCACCCCCGGGAGGTCTCCGCCACCCTCGCCGCCGCCCGGGGCATCGTCGAGGCGCAGCAGCGCGGAGGACGGGTGCTGGCGGTCTTCCAGCCCCACCTCTTCTCCCGCACCCGCGACTTCGCGGCGGACTTCGCCGCCGCCCTGGCGACGGCGGACCGCGCCTGGGTGATGCCCGTCTACGCCGCCCGCGAGGACCCCGATCCGAGCATCGACGCCCGCACCATCACCGATCACCTCACCGGCGAGAAGGTCCGGCCCCTGACCGACCGCGACCAGATCCCCGCCGCGGTGCGCGAGGCCGCCCGACCCGGCGACCTGTTGCTCATGCTCGGCGCCGGGGACGTCGTCGAGATCACGCCCGCGGTGATGGCCGCCCTGGACGCTCCGCGGGAGCAGGGCTGA
- a CDS encoding cell division protein SepF, with protein sequence MGNWRNAMVALGLANEVDDEYYEDERLRQDEAAAPARRTERGPEPAPEREAQVTPIRQRSNVVSMAPAVEESMHRITTIHPRSYNDAKAIGESFRDGVPVIVNLSDMQDGDAKRMVDFCAGLVFGLRGSIERVTSKVFLLSPEFVQVDGDTSADEGSFYNQS encoded by the coding sequence ATGGGCAACTGGCGCAACGCCATGGTCGCACTCGGCCTCGCCAACGAGGTCGACGACGAGTACTACGAGGACGAGCGGCTCCGCCAGGACGAGGCGGCCGCTCCTGCTCGCCGCACCGAGCGCGGCCCCGAGCCCGCTCCCGAACGGGAGGCCCAGGTGACCCCGATCCGGCAGCGGTCGAACGTCGTGTCCATGGCCCCGGCAGTGGAGGAGTCGATGCACCGCATCACCACCATCCATCCGCGTTCCTACAACGACGCCAAGGCGATCGGCGAGTCCTTCCGTGACGGGGTCCCCGTCATCGTGAACCTCTCGGACATGCAGGACGGCGATGCCAAGCGCATGGTCGACTTCTGCGCCGGTCTGGTCTTCGGTCTGCGCGGCAGCATCGAGCGCGTCACCTCCAAGGTGTTCCTGCTCTCCCCGGAGTTCGTCCAGGTCGACGGAGACACCTCTGCCGACGAGGGCAGCTTCTACAACCAGAGCTGA
- the pgeF gene encoding peptidoglycan editing factor PgeF yields MTSTLPARASRVRGARALFTGRAGGVSTGVHAALNLARHVGDDPAAVERNRELVAAEIGAPLVFVDQVHSAEVHVVADSSPSRGAAEIPVVTADALVTRRTDVALAIMVADCLPVLLADPVAGVIGAAHAGRAGLLDGVLEATIAEMVELDARPGDITADIGPSICGSCYEVPAQMQEQAASRLPAARARTRWGTPALDLRAGAISVLRAAGIPSAAIEADHPCTLEDESLFSYRRQAGTGRLAGVIRRN; encoded by the coding sequence GTGACGAGCACTCTCCCGGCACGGGCCTCGCGAGTTCGCGGGGCCCGTGCCCTGTTCACGGGGCGCGCCGGGGGAGTGAGCACCGGGGTCCACGCTGCGCTGAACCTCGCCCGGCATGTCGGCGACGACCCCGCTGCCGTCGAGCGCAACCGGGAGCTGGTGGCCGCGGAGATCGGGGCCCCGCTGGTGTTCGTCGACCAGGTCCACTCCGCCGAGGTGCATGTGGTGGCCGACTCCTCGCCGAGCCGCGGAGCCGCAGAGATCCCTGTCGTCACGGCCGACGCGCTGGTCACTCGGCGCACGGACGTGGCGCTGGCGATCATGGTCGCGGACTGCCTGCCCGTGCTCCTCGCAGACCCGGTCGCCGGCGTGATCGGCGCCGCCCACGCGGGCCGCGCCGGGCTGCTGGACGGGGTGCTGGAGGCCACGATCGCCGAGATGGTCGAGCTCGATGCCCGCCCGGGCGACATCACCGCCGACATCGGCCCCTCCATCTGCGGCAGCTGCTACGAGGTGCCCGCACAGATGCAGGAGCAGGCCGCCTCCCGCCTGCCCGCCGCCCGCGCCCGCACCCGCTGGGGCACCCCCGCCCTCGACCTGCGCGCCGGCGCGATCAGCGTGCTGCGTGCCGCCGGGATCCCGTCGGCCGCGATCGAGGCCGATCATCCGTGCACCCTGGAGGACGAGAGCCTGTTCTCGTACCGCCGACAGGCCGGCACCGGACGGCTGGCCGGGGTGATCCGGCGGAACTGA
- a CDS encoding cell division protein FtsQ/DivIB, whose translation MGRSRPAPAPAEAPSPADSAPQEGGGRVVQAAGRFRELVAGRPWRRRRRAILTTAAATVLVLLAAVAAAIFLPALQVQQVGVSGLGYVEEDEVLAAVEPHRGDSVLLLPTSDIAADVAAVPGVREAEVERSWPDGVRVSVTEATPVGMLTRTDGSTAVVDAQGQQLPEAAAEGAELVPMTVDAGAADPEGAAVAMSEVLASMPEDLRGSVRSVTASSASDVRFSLALEDGGTRTVVWGDAADSELKAEVVQALLAEPGTEIDVSSPVAPVTR comes from the coding sequence GTGGGCCGCTCCCGCCCCGCTCCGGCGCCTGCCGAGGCCCCGTCCCCGGCCGACTCCGCGCCGCAGGAGGGCGGCGGTCGCGTGGTCCAGGCCGCCGGCCGCTTCCGCGAGCTGGTCGCCGGTCGTCCCTGGCGCCGCCGTCGTCGCGCGATCCTCACCACCGCCGCCGCCACGGTGCTCGTCCTCCTCGCCGCCGTCGCCGCGGCGATCTTCCTCCCGGCCCTCCAGGTCCAGCAGGTCGGCGTCTCCGGCCTCGGCTACGTCGAGGAGGACGAGGTGCTCGCGGCGGTCGAACCCCACCGCGGCGACAGCGTGCTGCTGCTGCCGACCTCCGACATCGCGGCGGACGTCGCCGCGGTGCCCGGGGTCCGCGAGGCCGAGGTCGAGCGGTCCTGGCCCGACGGCGTCCGCGTGAGCGTCACCGAGGCCACCCCCGTCGGGATGCTGACCCGGACCGATGGCTCCACCGCCGTGGTCGACGCGCAGGGGCAGCAGCTGCCCGAGGCTGCGGCCGAGGGAGCGGAGCTGGTCCCGATGACGGTCGACGCCGGTGCCGCCGACCCCGAGGGGGCGGCGGTCGCCATGAGCGAGGTGCTGGCGAGCATGCCCGAGGACCTGCGCGGCTCGGTGCGGTCGGTGACCGCCTCGAGCGCGAGCGACGTCCGCTTCTCCCTCGCTCTCGAGGACGGCGGCACCCGCACGGTCGTGTGGGGCGACGCCGCCGACTCCGAGCTCAAGGCCGAGGTGGTCCAGGCCCTGCTCGCCGAGCCCGGCACGGAGATCGACGTCTCCTCCCCGGTGGCCCCGGTGACCCGCTGA